From a region of the Arachis ipaensis cultivar K30076 chromosome B09, Araip1.1, whole genome shotgun sequence genome:
- the LOC107618036 gene encoding uncharacterized protein LOC107618036, producing MNDQSQMMMNLNQMSQPQMMNQVPMMSQPQVINKSQIIGQSQPQLLSHSQAMNQKPQQPPMKPSQMMMNQTQPPMMMNRGYKVWSQQPPLDPNMKFQNPMKPNFSAPKPGRSNWKGKKVPTDKRKDLRRMEKPIPSSSVSVPNTGAVYQPPTLHELQSQNRLKARKFYPKKKFNNRFAPYAPRNTTSFIIRAKKSGGIASLVSPCPVTPAVLPTPILSPSREVLGDMAKEEWGVDGYGSMKGLIRLRSPGHEADVHDDEDEEDGGGGSSESDVEEHVEVERRLDHDLSRFEMIYPNYGGEYNNVLENRVDDQDSHIAQLEEENLTLKERLFLMERELGDLRRRLLFLERQNQVVEDVNEEVVENGSDNESEGGSDVPVLGIDNNAEMVDSMLVSGRNMNFEVGAKLDNVGVAETEGRGDVCMEESVPDEAVAKKNQIKGVDEMRDVIEFNELKEETGVQKDDEKKDEIKDNEMRDEIGFSEVKEEKDEEATPRCLPDKVLAKDDDCIDNKEGIESEMLDRNDESKALEATNDCVKDAVLHEKDDC from the coding sequence ATGAACGATCAATCTCAGATGATGATGAATTTGAACCAGATGAGCCAGCCTCAGATGATGAATCAGGTTCCGATGATGAGCCAGCCTCAGGTAATTAACAAGTCTCAGATCATAGGTCAGTCCCAGCCTCAATTGCTCTCTCACAGTCAAGCCATGAATCAGAAACCTCAGCAGCCTCCGATGAAGCCATCTCAGATGATGATGAACCAGACTCAGCCTCCTATGATGATGAACAGGGGATACAAGGTCTGGTCTCAGCAGCCTCCTCTTGACCCTAACATGAAGTTTCAGAACCCTATGAAACCAAATTTCTCTGCTCCCAAGCCTGGTCGAAGTAACTGGAAGGGGAAGAAGGTCCCCACCGACAAGCGCAAGGACCTCAGGAGAATGGAAAAACCCATTCCAAGCTCATCCGTTAGTGTTCCGAACACCGGCGCCGTTTACCAACCACCTACTCTGCACGAGTTGCAATCGCAAAACCGTCTAAAAGCACGTAAGTTCTATCCCAAGAAGAAGTTTAATAATAGGTTTGCTCCTTATGCGCCTAGGAATACGACATCGTTTATTATTCGTGCGAAGAAGTCCGGTGGCATTGCATCGCTTGTGTCACCTTGCCCGGTGACCCCTGCAGTGCTTCCCACACCTATACTGTCTCCGTCGAGGGAGGTGTTAGGGGATATGGCGAAGGAGGAGTGGGGTGTTGATGGATACGGGTCGATGAAGGGTTTGATTAGGCTTCGTTCTCCGGGGCACGAGGCTGATGTTCATGATGATGAGGACGAGGAGGATGGAGGCGGTGGGTCGAGTGAGAGTGATGTGGAGGAACACGTGGAGGTGGAAAGAAGGCTGGACCATGATTTGAGCCGGTTTGAAATGATATACCCAAATTATGGAGGTGAGTATAACAATGTATTAGAGAATAGGGTAGATGATCAGGATTCCCATATAGCACAATTGGAGGAggagaatttgacattgaaggaGCGTCTATTCCTGATGGAGAGAGAGTTAGGTGATTTGCGAAGGAGGTTACTGTTTCTTGAGAGGCAGAACCAAGTTGTGGAAGATGTTAATGAGGAAGTGGTGGAGAATGGGTCTGACAATGAAAGTGAAGGTGGATCAGATGTTCCAGTTTTGGGAATTGATAACAATGCAGAGATGGTTGACTCGATGCTGGTAAGTGGGAGAAATATGAACTTCGAGGTTGGTGCTAAGTTAGACAATGTCGGAGTAGCAGAGACTGAAGGCAGAGGTGATGTTTGTATGGAAGAATCTGTTCCAGATGAGGCGGTTGCAAAGAAGAATCAGATCAAAGGTGTTGATGAAATGAGGGATGTGATTGAGTTTAATGAATTGAAGGAGGAAACTGGTGTACAAAAGGATGATGAAAAGAAGGATGAGATCAAGGATAATGAGATGAGGGATGAAATAGGGTTTAGTGAAGTGAAGGAGGAAAAGGATGAAGAAGCAACGCCTCGGTGTTTACCGGATAAAGTTCTTGCAAAAGATGATGATTGTATTGATAACAAAGAGGGTATTGAATCTGAAATGCTGGACAGAAATGATGAATCAAAAGCTCTCGAAGCTACAAATGATTGTGTAAAGGATGCAGTCCTTCATGAGAAGGATGATTGCTAG
- the LOC107617572 gene encoding probable plastid-lipid-associated protein 12, chloroplastic isoform X4, with the protein MAVKAVNLGFQFPSSTPLSFGSSSPKLRKDRLVFRSSTVEQISFTESENSLIEALLGIQGRGRSSSPNQLNAVERAVQVLERLGGVPDPAAASIQDGKRILFRFDRAAFSFRFLPFKVPYPVPFRLLGDEAKGWLDTTYLSHSGNLRISRGNKGTTFVLQKQTEPRQRLLTAVSSGRNVKEAIEELVSLTRNNGEKEPELEEGEWQMVWNSQTVTDSWIENAANGLMGKQIIGKNGRIKFVVDILLGLKFSMTGNFVKTGTKMYDVTMDDAAIIGGPFGYPMQMENKFTLELLYSDEKIRITRGYNEILFVHTRTDASRMN; encoded by the exons ATGGCAGTGAAAGCTGTAAATTTAGGGTTTCAGTTCCCATCATCAACTCCTTTAAGCTTTGGTTCTTCTTCTCCAAAGCTCCGCAAAGATCGGTTAGTGTTTCGCTCCTCAACAGTGGAGCAAATCTCTTTTACAGAATCTGAGAATTCACTCATCGAAGCTCTTCTCGGCATCCAAGGACGTGGACGTTCTTCTTCTCCGAACCAGCTCAAT GCTGTTGAGCGAGCTGTGCAAGTTCTCGAACGTTTAGGTGGCGTGCCTGATCCG GCAGCAGCATCAATTCAAGATGGAAAAAGAATCCTTTTTAGGTTTGACAGAGCTGCATTTTCTTTTAGATTTCTGCCATTTAAAGTTCCATATCCAGTTCCATTTAGGCTACTTGGAGATGAAGCAAAGGGTTGGTTAGACACCACCTATTTGTCGCATTCAGGAAACCTTCGTATCTCAAGGGGAAATAAG GGAACTACATTTGTGTTGCAGAAGCAAACTGAACCTAGGCAGAGGTTACTGACAGCGGTTTCGTCGGGGAGGAATGTCAAAGAG GCAATAGAGGAATTAGTTTCCCTAACTCGGAATAATGGTGAAAAGGAACCAGAACTAGAAGAAGGAGAGTGGCAGATGGTATGGAACTCACAG ACTGTGACAGATAGTTGGATAGAGAATGCTGCAAACGGTCTGATGGGAAAGCAG ATCATCGGGAAAAATGGTCGAATAAAGTTTGTGGTTGACATCTTGCTTGGGCTTAAGTTCTCCATGACTGGAAATTTTGT GAAAACTGGCACCAAAATGTATGATGTTACAATGGACGATGCAGCCATAATTGGTGGCCCATTTGGATATCCCATGCAGATGGAGAACAAGTTCACCTTGGAGCTTCT GTATAGTGATGAGAAGATCAGAATCACCCGGGGATACAATGAAATCCTGTTCGTTCATACGCGTACCGATGCATCTAGGATGAACTAA
- the LOC107617572 gene encoding probable plastid-lipid-associated protein 12, chloroplastic isoform X2, producing MAVKAVNLGFQFPSSTPLSFGSSSPKLRKDRLVFRSSTVEQISFTESENSLIEALLGIQGRGRSSSPNQLNAVERAVQVLERLGGVPDPTKSNLIEGRWQLIFTTRPGTASPIQAAASIQDGKRILFRFDRAAFSFRFLPFKVPYPVPFRLLGDEAKGWLDTTYLSHSGNLRISRGNKGTTFVLQKQTEPRQRLLTAVSSGRNVKEAIEELVSLTRNNGEKEPELEEGEWQMVWNSQTVTDSWIENAANGLMGKQIIGKNGRIKFVVDILLGLKFSMTGNFVKTGTKMYDVTMDDAAIIGGPFGYPMQMENKFTLELLYSDEKIRITRGYNEILFVHTRTDASRMN from the exons ATGGCAGTGAAAGCTGTAAATTTAGGGTTTCAGTTCCCATCATCAACTCCTTTAAGCTTTGGTTCTTCTTCTCCAAAGCTCCGCAAAGATCGGTTAGTGTTTCGCTCCTCAACAGTGGAGCAAATCTCTTTTACAGAATCTGAGAATTCACTCATCGAAGCTCTTCTCGGCATCCAAGGACGTGGACGTTCTTCTTCTCCGAACCAGCTCAAT GCTGTTGAGCGAGCTGTGCAAGTTCTCGAACGTTTAGGTGGCGTGCCTGATCCG ACAAAATCAAACTTAATCGAGGGTCGATGGCAGTTAATTTTCACTACCAGACCGGGAACAGCATCGCCAATTCAG GCAGCAGCATCAATTCAAGATGGAAAAAGAATCCTTTTTAGGTTTGACAGAGCTGCATTTTCTTTTAGATTTCTGCCATTTAAAGTTCCATATCCAGTTCCATTTAGGCTACTTGGAGATGAAGCAAAGGGTTGGTTAGACACCACCTATTTGTCGCATTCAGGAAACCTTCGTATCTCAAGGGGAAATAAG GGAACTACATTTGTGTTGCAGAAGCAAACTGAACCTAGGCAGAGGTTACTGACAGCGGTTTCGTCGGGGAGGAATGTCAAAGAG GCAATAGAGGAATTAGTTTCCCTAACTCGGAATAATGGTGAAAAGGAACCAGAACTAGAAGAAGGAGAGTGGCAGATGGTATGGAACTCACAG ACTGTGACAGATAGTTGGATAGAGAATGCTGCAAACGGTCTGATGGGAAAGCAG ATCATCGGGAAAAATGGTCGAATAAAGTTTGTGGTTGACATCTTGCTTGGGCTTAAGTTCTCCATGACTGGAAATTTTGT GAAAACTGGCACCAAAATGTATGATGTTACAATGGACGATGCAGCCATAATTGGTGGCCCATTTGGATATCCCATGCAGATGGAGAACAAGTTCACCTTGGAGCTTCT GTATAGTGATGAGAAGATCAGAATCACCCGGGGATACAATGAAATCCTGTTCGTTCATACGCGTACCGATGCATCTAGGATGAACTAA
- the LOC107617572 gene encoding probable plastid-lipid-associated protein 12, chloroplastic isoform X1 encodes MAVKAVNLGFQFPSSTPLSFGSSSPKLRKDRLVFRSSTVEQISFTESENSLIEALLGIQGRGRSSSPNQLNAVERAVQVLERLGGVPDPTKSNLIEGRWQLIFTTRPGTASPIQRTFVGVDFFSVFQEVYLQTNDPRVCNIVSFSDAIGELKVEAAASIQDGKRILFRFDRAAFSFRFLPFKVPYPVPFRLLGDEAKGWLDTTYLSHSGNLRISRGNKGTTFVLQKQTEPRQRLLTAVSSGRNVKEAIEELVSLTRNNGEKEPELEEGEWQMVWNSQTVTDSWIENAANGLMGKQIIGKNGRIKFVVDILLGLKFSMTGNFVKTGTKMYDVTMDDAAIIGGPFGYPMQMENKFTLELLYSDEKIRITRGYNEILFVHTRTDASRMN; translated from the exons ATGGCAGTGAAAGCTGTAAATTTAGGGTTTCAGTTCCCATCATCAACTCCTTTAAGCTTTGGTTCTTCTTCTCCAAAGCTCCGCAAAGATCGGTTAGTGTTTCGCTCCTCAACAGTGGAGCAAATCTCTTTTACAGAATCTGAGAATTCACTCATCGAAGCTCTTCTCGGCATCCAAGGACGTGGACGTTCTTCTTCTCCGAACCAGCTCAAT GCTGTTGAGCGAGCTGTGCAAGTTCTCGAACGTTTAGGTGGCGTGCCTGATCCG ACAAAATCAAACTTAATCGAGGGTCGATGGCAGTTAATTTTCACTACCAGACCGGGAACAGCATCGCCAATTCAG AGAACATTTGTTGGGGTTGACTTCTTTAGTGTATTTCAAGAGGTATATCTTCAAACAAATGATCCACGGGTGTGCAATATTGTGTCATTTTCTGATGCCATTGGTGAGCTGAAAGTTGAG GCAGCAGCATCAATTCAAGATGGAAAAAGAATCCTTTTTAGGTTTGACAGAGCTGCATTTTCTTTTAGATTTCTGCCATTTAAAGTTCCATATCCAGTTCCATTTAGGCTACTTGGAGATGAAGCAAAGGGTTGGTTAGACACCACCTATTTGTCGCATTCAGGAAACCTTCGTATCTCAAGGGGAAATAAG GGAACTACATTTGTGTTGCAGAAGCAAACTGAACCTAGGCAGAGGTTACTGACAGCGGTTTCGTCGGGGAGGAATGTCAAAGAG GCAATAGAGGAATTAGTTTCCCTAACTCGGAATAATGGTGAAAAGGAACCAGAACTAGAAGAAGGAGAGTGGCAGATGGTATGGAACTCACAG ACTGTGACAGATAGTTGGATAGAGAATGCTGCAAACGGTCTGATGGGAAAGCAG ATCATCGGGAAAAATGGTCGAATAAAGTTTGTGGTTGACATCTTGCTTGGGCTTAAGTTCTCCATGACTGGAAATTTTGT GAAAACTGGCACCAAAATGTATGATGTTACAATGGACGATGCAGCCATAATTGGTGGCCCATTTGGATATCCCATGCAGATGGAGAACAAGTTCACCTTGGAGCTTCT GTATAGTGATGAGAAGATCAGAATCACCCGGGGATACAATGAAATCCTGTTCGTTCATACGCGTACCGATGCATCTAGGATGAACTAA
- the LOC107617572 gene encoding probable plastid-lipid-associated protein 12, chloroplastic isoform X3: MAVKAVNLGFQFPSSTPLSFGSSSPKLRKDRLVFRSSTVEQISFTESENSLIEALLGIQGRGRSSSPNQLNAVERAVQVLERLGGVPDPTKSNLIEGRWQLIFTTRPGTASPIQRTFVGVDFFSVFQEVYLQTNDPRVCNIVSFSDAIGELKVEGTTFVLQKQTEPRQRLLTAVSSGRNVKEAIEELVSLTRNNGEKEPELEEGEWQMVWNSQTVTDSWIENAANGLMGKQIIGKNGRIKFVVDILLGLKFSMTGNFVKTGTKMYDVTMDDAAIIGGPFGYPMQMENKFTLELLYSDEKIRITRGYNEILFVHTRTDASRMN, translated from the exons ATGGCAGTGAAAGCTGTAAATTTAGGGTTTCAGTTCCCATCATCAACTCCTTTAAGCTTTGGTTCTTCTTCTCCAAAGCTCCGCAAAGATCGGTTAGTGTTTCGCTCCTCAACAGTGGAGCAAATCTCTTTTACAGAATCTGAGAATTCACTCATCGAAGCTCTTCTCGGCATCCAAGGACGTGGACGTTCTTCTTCTCCGAACCAGCTCAAT GCTGTTGAGCGAGCTGTGCAAGTTCTCGAACGTTTAGGTGGCGTGCCTGATCCG ACAAAATCAAACTTAATCGAGGGTCGATGGCAGTTAATTTTCACTACCAGACCGGGAACAGCATCGCCAATTCAG AGAACATTTGTTGGGGTTGACTTCTTTAGTGTATTTCAAGAGGTATATCTTCAAACAAATGATCCACGGGTGTGCAATATTGTGTCATTTTCTGATGCCATTGGTGAGCTGAAAGTTGAG GGAACTACATTTGTGTTGCAGAAGCAAACTGAACCTAGGCAGAGGTTACTGACAGCGGTTTCGTCGGGGAGGAATGTCAAAGAG GCAATAGAGGAATTAGTTTCCCTAACTCGGAATAATGGTGAAAAGGAACCAGAACTAGAAGAAGGAGAGTGGCAGATGGTATGGAACTCACAG ACTGTGACAGATAGTTGGATAGAGAATGCTGCAAACGGTCTGATGGGAAAGCAG ATCATCGGGAAAAATGGTCGAATAAAGTTTGTGGTTGACATCTTGCTTGGGCTTAAGTTCTCCATGACTGGAAATTTTGT GAAAACTGGCACCAAAATGTATGATGTTACAATGGACGATGCAGCCATAATTGGTGGCCCATTTGGATATCCCATGCAGATGGAGAACAAGTTCACCTTGGAGCTTCT GTATAGTGATGAGAAGATCAGAATCACCCGGGGATACAATGAAATCCTGTTCGTTCATACGCGTACCGATGCATCTAGGATGAACTAA